A region from the Inhella inkyongensis genome encodes:
- a CDS encoding KdsC family phosphatase, with the protein MKTLKPTLSHTPELLLKAQGGAFGMKAAIFDVDGVLTDGRIYIGEQGEAFKAFSTLDGHGLKLLRLAGIEPLIITGRDAPAVRRRVADLGLQHALFGIHDKLAAATPLLQSLGLEWSQVAAMGDDWPDLPLMARAGLAIAPPGAHPEVLACADYITRTPAGHGAAREACDLLLLAAGAYHRLFEQHLQTLDGR; encoded by the coding sequence ATGAAGACCCTCAAGCCCACGCTCAGCCATACCCCCGAGCTCTTGCTCAAAGCCCAGGGCGGCGCCTTCGGCATGAAGGCGGCGATCTTTGATGTGGATGGCGTGCTGACCGATGGCCGCATCTACATCGGCGAGCAGGGTGAAGCCTTCAAGGCCTTCTCTACGCTCGACGGCCATGGCCTGAAGCTGCTGCGCCTGGCCGGCATCGAGCCGCTGATCATCACGGGGCGCGATGCCCCGGCGGTGCGCCGTCGCGTGGCCGATCTGGGCCTGCAGCATGCCCTCTTTGGCATCCACGACAAACTGGCCGCCGCCACGCCCCTGCTGCAAAGCCTGGGCCTGGAATGGAGCCAGGTGGCGGCCATGGGCGACGACTGGCCCGATCTGCCGCTGATGGCGCGTGCCGGTTTGGCCATCGCGCCGCCGGGTGCCCACCCTGAGGTGCTGGCGTGTGCGGACTACATCACCCGCACCCCGGCCGGCCATGGCGCGGCGCGCGAGGCCTGCGACCTGCTGCTGCTGGCGGCCGGGGCCTACCACCGGCTGTTTGAGCAGCATCTGCAAACCCTGGACGGCCGGTGA
- a CDS encoding T6SS phospholipase effector Tle1-like catalytic domain-containing protein, which produces MTRQLILCCDGTNNNLTGAAHDTHVVRIAEMLACNPDAERLVFYDPGVGHAATLPGGTLWEQLKLWRDRVNGLAFGQGVFENILECYRFLMLNYRPGDQLFFFGFSRGAFTARSVAGMVNLFGIPAASHENMLPTLLHLYFSQRGDAGQFDAVSQQARTLFVPPERRQVPVHFVGVWDTVASVGLWPFGLRFTARPVAAGKAFVHVRHALALDEHRAPFEPRLYEDANGPLRSRDGQLGSIKQVWFRGAHADVGGGYPWREAGAAEAALGWMLSEAITCGLRLRAGDQPLQDEDDVLRALTTRQGPRAEARPLRPQLHDELADGPAWALTGQRLRAARQGEEHPSVAARDARWPQDTVWPQRATRPIDRACWILLPFLWLWMGVLLTGFGRGSPGDWTQFQAQLGAILAAPTQYALWQLSAGWLPGPRALGDPAVLSALAVESGFIAAYALLLARMLSRAFARAAGLRRLGQAADPLMQRLGQALPLLVGADLLETGLCALSYAFVGSGLDWLAPLLRLLIVPVAAAKFIGLGGCAMLFWRGLRS; this is translated from the coding sequence ATGACGCGCCAACTCATCCTCTGCTGCGACGGTACCAACAACAACCTGACCGGGGCGGCTCACGACACCCATGTGGTGCGCATCGCCGAGATGCTGGCATGCAACCCCGACGCCGAACGCCTGGTGTTCTACGACCCCGGTGTCGGCCACGCCGCCACCCTGCCCGGCGGCACCTTGTGGGAGCAGCTCAAGCTCTGGCGCGATCGGGTCAACGGCCTGGCCTTTGGACAGGGTGTGTTCGAGAACATCCTGGAGTGCTACCGCTTCCTGATGCTGAACTACCGCCCCGGCGATCAGCTCTTCTTCTTCGGCTTCTCGCGCGGCGCCTTCACCGCGCGCAGTGTGGCCGGCATGGTGAATCTGTTCGGCATCCCGGCCGCGTCGCACGAGAACATGCTGCCCACCCTGCTGCACCTGTACTTCTCGCAGCGTGGCGATGCCGGTCAGTTCGACGCCGTCAGCCAGCAGGCCCGGACCCTTTTCGTCCCCCCCGAGCGCCGCCAGGTGCCGGTGCACTTTGTCGGCGTATGGGACACGGTGGCCTCCGTGGGGCTGTGGCCCTTTGGCCTGCGCTTCACCGCCCGCCCGGTAGCCGCCGGCAAGGCCTTTGTGCATGTGCGCCACGCCTTGGCTCTGGACGAACACCGCGCCCCCTTCGAGCCGCGGCTCTACGAAGACGCCAACGGTCCACTGCGCAGCCGCGATGGACAGCTTGGATCGATCAAGCAAGTCTGGTTTCGCGGCGCCCATGCCGACGTGGGCGGCGGCTACCCCTGGCGCGAGGCCGGGGCGGCCGAGGCGGCGCTGGGCTGGATGCTCAGCGAGGCCATCACCTGCGGACTGCGCCTGCGCGCCGGGGATCAGCCCCTGCAGGACGAAGACGACGTGCTGCGCGCCCTCACCACCCGGCAGGGGCCGCGCGCCGAAGCGCGCCCTCTGCGCCCCCAGTTGCACGACGAATTGGCCGATGGCCCAGCCTGGGCGCTGACTGGCCAACGCCTGCGTGCGGCCCGGCAGGGCGAAGAGCACCCCAGCGTGGCCGCGCGTGACGCGCGCTGGCCGCAGGACACGGTGTGGCCGCAACGCGCCACCCGGCCCATCGACCGCGCTTGCTGGATCCTGCTGCCCTTTCTGTGGCTGTGGATGGGGGTGCTGCTAACGGGCTTTGGGCGCGGCAGCCCGGGCGACTGGACGCAGTTCCAAGCGCAGCTCGGCGCCATCCTGGCAGCCCCTACGCAGTACGCGCTGTGGCAGCTCAGCGCCGGCTGGCTGCCCGGCCCGCGTGCGCTCGGTGATCCCGCCGTGCTCTCGGCCCTGGCCGTGGAGTCGGGCTTCATCGCTGCCTATGCCCTGCTGTTGGCACGCATGCTCAGCCGCGCCTTTGCCCGCGCCGCCGGCCTGCGCCGGCTGGGCCAAGCCGCCGACCCCTTGATGCAGCGCCTGGGCCAGGCCCTGCCCTTGCTGGTGGGCGCCGACCTGCTGGAGACCGGCCTGTGCGCCTTGTCCTATGCCTTCGTGGGCAGCGGCCTGGACTGGCTGGCCCCGCTGTTGCGCCTGCTCATCGTGCCGGTCGCCGCCGCCAAGTTCATCGGCCTAGGCGGCTGCGCCATGCTGTTTTGGCGCGGGCTGCGCAGCTGA
- a CDS encoding type 2 lanthipeptide synthetase LanM family protein, which yields MASLRDASDFDAALGCLIAPHMAQLAAQLDDLPGLEASEAVVLTQSLNDSLLELLNAKLSRLLVLELHAAKQAGRLKATDSSARWTEFVQTAARPEFWAQQEINYPTLAARVRHMLTARCQAALQFARHLAQQRPHLDALAGHPLGLLRALSFGAGDSHQGGKTVVLLSFEQGRLVYKPRSVRIDRRLSDLVQTLSARLPGGSSMRVPRVLDGEDHGWTEFIAHRHAQGDAELAIFYRGIGHWLALMRLLSGSDLHAENLIAHGPHPVVVDCETLFTPRVSNPPSGLGDAADQAARLVSGTVLNIGLLPGRGQGLGWRGIDNSALGSLPGQQPMSLQPTILKAGTDEAHIGQVLMPAPAAQNHPSPEPALAQFWGEVLSGFDALTSELQVLDQAGELAPLLVAFEDCTVRVVTRATEVYAELGRMLWHPVSLHQEAPARERACDLMMRMGAQNALAPGRLEVVEAEVEDLLVGDVPMFVTTVAEGELQGPGGTRWLPPQSLAQSALTHWRDADLRLERHVIRAALVSAYINDGWMPAEQSLRVPVVDRERLDERRRIQAARILRELQATAIEGCDRSVAWIAPILGPAGWSVQPLEQDLYGGHSGIALLVASYVKEMQAGRADVIEGLPSLFERLLNTLELAEDKRWLERGRQKKMRPPPPGGYVGVASQIWTWLALEQLGCVDGRAVERACALAELLPEAAQADDMNDLLTGKAGAIVPLLQLARRTGQSGYLAQAVALGDALIAKASWRGEQLYWAHEQWPDGIGGFVHGASGMAWALEHLAKATAEPRFARAAAGAQAFDDALWDEEECNWLDLRGLEGARTAAAWCHGSVGIGLAALALDPELKDPLRRLRVQRAVDASARLGLGWNHSLCHGDASVYALLLRAQRAGVHSQEGDAPALLAQFLASLEAHGPVCGIARNVFVPGLMPGLGGVAYQLLAFHPDSRVPDVLTLGVI from the coding sequence ATGGCGTCCCTGCGTGACGCCAGCGATTTCGATGCAGCGCTGGGCTGCCTGATTGCGCCTCACATGGCGCAGCTGGCAGCCCAGCTTGACGATCTCCCTGGTCTGGAGGCCTCTGAGGCCGTTGTTCTGACCCAGAGCTTGAACGACTCCCTTCTGGAGTTGCTGAATGCCAAGCTCAGTCGCCTGCTGGTGTTGGAGTTACATGCCGCCAAGCAGGCCGGCCGCCTGAAGGCCACAGATTCAAGCGCGCGCTGGACCGAGTTTGTCCAGACCGCCGCACGCCCTGAATTTTGGGCACAGCAAGAAATCAATTACCCGACTTTGGCAGCGCGCGTGCGTCATATGCTGACCGCGCGCTGTCAGGCTGCCCTTCAATTCGCCCGCCATCTGGCGCAGCAGCGACCGCATCTGGATGCGCTGGCTGGGCATCCTCTGGGGCTGCTGCGAGCACTGAGCTTTGGCGCTGGAGACAGCCATCAAGGCGGCAAGACGGTGGTGCTGCTGAGCTTTGAGCAAGGCCGCCTGGTTTACAAGCCGCGCTCGGTCCGTATCGATCGGCGCTTGAGCGATTTAGTGCAGACTCTCTCGGCCCGTCTGCCGGGCGGCAGCAGCATGCGCGTGCCTCGGGTGCTGGATGGAGAAGATCACGGGTGGACCGAGTTCATTGCCCATCGACATGCGCAGGGCGACGCAGAGCTGGCCATCTTCTATCGCGGCATTGGTCATTGGTTGGCGCTGATGCGTTTGCTTTCGGGCAGTGATCTGCACGCTGAGAATCTCATCGCGCATGGCCCACACCCGGTGGTGGTGGATTGCGAGACTTTGTTCACTCCGCGGGTGAGCAACCCTCCCAGTGGGTTGGGGGACGCGGCGGATCAAGCGGCCCGGTTGGTCTCTGGAACAGTGCTTAACATCGGCTTGCTGCCGGGGCGCGGCCAAGGCCTTGGCTGGCGAGGGATCGATAACTCGGCATTGGGCTCCTTGCCGGGGCAACAGCCGATGAGCTTGCAGCCCACCATCCTGAAGGCGGGTACTGACGAGGCGCATATCGGACAAGTGTTGATGCCGGCTCCAGCGGCTCAGAACCACCCCAGCCCAGAGCCTGCATTGGCTCAGTTTTGGGGGGAGGTATTGAGCGGCTTTGACGCCCTGACCTCGGAGTTGCAGGTTTTGGACCAAGCGGGTGAGTTGGCCCCCTTGCTGGTGGCGTTCGAGGATTGCACCGTGCGGGTGGTGACCCGCGCCACCGAGGTGTATGCGGAATTGGGGCGCATGCTTTGGCACCCGGTTTCGCTCCATCAAGAGGCTCCTGCGCGCGAGCGGGCCTGCGACCTGATGATGCGCATGGGCGCACAGAATGCTTTGGCGCCTGGTCGCCTCGAGGTCGTGGAGGCCGAAGTGGAGGATCTGTTGGTTGGCGACGTGCCGATGTTCGTGACCACCGTGGCCGAGGGGGAGCTTCAGGGCCCGGGTGGGACGCGGTGGCTGCCCCCCCAGTCGCTCGCGCAGTCCGCATTGACCCATTGGCGCGATGCTGATTTGCGTTTGGAGCGGCATGTGATCCGGGCGGCGCTGGTTAGCGCTTACATCAATGATGGCTGGATGCCGGCCGAGCAGAGCTTGCGTGTCCCAGTCGTCGACCGGGAGCGGTTGGACGAGCGTCGGCGTATCCAGGCGGCCCGCATCCTGCGCGAACTTCAGGCCACCGCGATCGAAGGCTGCGATCGCAGCGTGGCTTGGATTGCGCCCATCCTGGGGCCGGCCGGTTGGTCAGTTCAGCCCTTGGAGCAGGATCTCTATGGCGGGCACAGTGGTATTGCTCTGCTGGTTGCCAGCTATGTGAAGGAAATGCAGGCGGGCCGTGCTGATGTGATTGAAGGACTGCCCAGCCTCTTCGAGCGCCTCCTGAATACCTTGGAGCTGGCAGAAGACAAGCGCTGGCTGGAGCGGGGCCGACAGAAGAAGATGCGTCCGCCGCCGCCCGGAGGCTATGTCGGCGTGGCCTCGCAGATCTGGACCTGGCTGGCACTTGAGCAGTTGGGTTGTGTCGATGGGCGGGCCGTGGAGCGCGCCTGTGCCTTGGCGGAACTGTTGCCTGAAGCGGCGCAGGCCGACGACATGAATGATCTGCTGACTGGCAAGGCGGGTGCGATCGTGCCGCTATTGCAGTTGGCCCGGCGCACAGGGCAGTCAGGCTACTTGGCACAGGCGGTCGCATTGGGCGATGCCTTGATCGCAAAGGCCAGTTGGCGCGGTGAGCAGCTCTATTGGGCTCATGAGCAGTGGCCTGATGGCATTGGCGGTTTTGTGCACGGGGCGAGCGGAATGGCCTGGGCCCTGGAGCACCTGGCCAAAGCCACAGCCGAGCCGCGCTTTGCGCGGGCGGCTGCGGGCGCGCAGGCCTTTGATGACGCGCTTTGGGATGAAGAGGAGTGCAACTGGCTGGATTTGCGCGGCCTAGAAGGTGCAAGGACCGCGGCCGCCTGGTGTCATGGTTCGGTGGGGATTGGACTGGCCGCCCTTGCACTGGATCCCGAGTTGAAGGATCCTCTGCGCCGCCTGCGGGTCCAGCGCGCGGTCGATGCCAGCGCCCGCCTGGGTCTGGGGTGGAACCACAGCCTGTGTCACGGAGACGCCAGTGTTTATGCGCTGTTGTTGAGGGCGCAACGGGCCGGTGTGCATAGCCAGGAGGGGGATGCACCGGCGTTGTTGGCGCAGTTTCTGGCGAGCTTGGAGGCGCACGGACCGGTGTGTGGCATCGCGCGCAATGTCTTTGTGCCCGGCTTGATGCCGGGATTGGGCGGTGTGGCCTATCAGCTGCTTGCCTTCCATCCTGATAGCCGCGTACCCGACGTACTGACGCTAGGGGTGATCTGA
- a CDS encoding DUF6229 family protein yields the protein MNHVSIQAVETQAAEWRSQADASNPAGPLFIGGEYAEADIIGDTTSISGKCGTACSGSRTRMCC from the coding sequence ATGAACCACGTTTCGATCCAAGCTGTGGAAACTCAAGCCGCTGAGTGGCGCAGCCAGGCTGACGCCAGCAATCCGGCTGGCCCGCTGTTCATCGGCGGCGAGTACGCCGAAGCCGACATCATTGGTGACACCACCAGCATCTCGGGCAAGTGCGGCACCGCCTGCTCGGGCTCGCGTACCCGTATGTGCTGCTGA
- the lptC gene encoding LPS export ABC transporter periplasmic protein LptC, with protein MSEPITSSAPQVALGPLVGAARGRVRQRQPFIWRLQAWLANYLPLALMAVLALFSFWLLRQTPVPGGPTEERPLRHVPDYEMRGFELQRFLPDGSRQARLHGAVLRHYPDTDGIEIEKLQLHLQADDGRLVLAEAERAHGPAQGPTLTLEGQVRVRRFAPKADPATAAPEMELRTDALTAQIKERRLISRRPTELVAPGLQMQARGLDYQHASGQLLLTGPTRSVFTKSAVKPTEVQP; from the coding sequence GTGAGCGAGCCCATCACATCATCGGCCCCACAAGTTGCTCTGGGCCCCTTGGTGGGCGCGGCGCGCGGCCGGGTGCGCCAGCGTCAGCCCTTCATCTGGCGCCTGCAGGCCTGGCTGGCCAACTACCTTCCCTTGGCTCTGATGGCCGTGCTGGCGCTGTTCAGCTTCTGGTTGTTGCGCCAGACCCCGGTGCCTGGGGGCCCCACCGAGGAGCGCCCGCTGCGCCATGTGCCGGACTACGAGATGCGCGGCTTTGAGCTGCAGCGCTTTTTGCCCGATGGCAGCCGCCAGGCCCGGCTGCATGGCGCCGTGCTGCGCCATTACCCCGATACCGACGGCATCGAGATCGAGAAGCTGCAACTCCATCTGCAGGCCGATGATGGCCGCCTGGTGCTGGCCGAGGCCGAGCGCGCCCACGGCCCGGCCCAGGGGCCGACCCTGACGCTGGAAGGCCAGGTGCGGGTGCGTCGCTTTGCACCCAAGGCCGACCCGGCCACGGCCGCGCCTGAAATGGAGCTGCGCACCGACGCTCTGACGGCGCAGATCAAGGAGCGGCGCCTCATCAGCCGCCGCCCCACCGAGCTGGTGGCGCCGGGTCTGCAGATGCAGGCGCGCGGGCTGGACTACCAGCACGCCAGTGGCCAACTGCTGCTGACCGGCCCCACCCGCAGCGTGTTCACCAAGAGCGCAGTAAAGCCCACAGAGGTTCAGCCATGA
- a CDS encoding FAD-binding oxidoreductase, translated as MSLGAVPEREPITDRDWLSLRAQLKGTLVLPAEQPAVIGVGKQLAAGKPLVRPQAWVRCTDAEDLRRAWDFVLEHGLPVGLRSGGHCFADLSSSAGLLLDLELMNTWRLEGDRLICGPGCTSGQLNAELARRGRRIPTGGCPSVGLGGLALVGGFGFQGRSTGLLSDQLDAAQALDAAGQLIQVDEQEHADLFWALRGAGAGQFAVLTELNLRTSAAQAGTAVYARWTLEGAEERLQAWMAWAPTADERVNLEMQLTQGDDDEEPPCLELFGLVMAVPSAAAQLLEPMRRALGDGLRCWPLSESEAAAYCCGLLDRQGRPAWQPSRPYREHGYQFTQSDFFDVSPQAGAWTELLRSFAAERRYAEHREIEFIPWGGAYARGPDSAFVHRQARALIRYTCVVGARSSQAQREQALTWVRGVRGCLQPSANGEAYQGYADPWREDVLTAYYGRALARLREVKRRWDPDQRLRHAQSIAPV; from the coding sequence ATGAGCTTGGGCGCTGTGCCAGAGCGCGAGCCGATCACCGATCGCGACTGGCTGAGCTTGCGCGCGCAGCTGAAGGGGACGCTTGTGCTGCCCGCCGAGCAACCTGCTGTCATTGGCGTGGGCAAGCAGTTGGCGGCAGGCAAACCCCTGGTTCGACCCCAGGCCTGGGTGCGCTGCACTGATGCCGAAGATCTACGTCGCGCCTGGGACTTTGTGCTGGAGCATGGCCTTCCGGTGGGCTTGCGCAGCGGCGGTCATTGTTTTGCCGATCTTTCCAGCAGCGCGGGCCTGCTGCTGGATCTGGAACTCATGAACACCTGGCGATTGGAGGGTGACCGTCTGATCTGCGGGCCCGGTTGCACCTCGGGCCAGCTGAACGCGGAGTTGGCGCGTCGGGGCCGGCGCATTCCAACCGGGGGCTGCCCCAGTGTGGGCCTGGGTGGCCTGGCCTTGGTGGGCGGTTTTGGATTTCAGGGGCGCAGCACGGGGTTGCTGAGTGATCAGTTGGACGCCGCGCAGGCCTTGGATGCAGCGGGTCAGTTGATCCAGGTGGACGAACAGGAGCACGCGGACCTGTTCTGGGCCCTTCGGGGTGCTGGCGCTGGCCAATTCGCTGTGCTGACCGAGTTAAACCTGCGCACCTCGGCTGCGCAAGCTGGTACGGCGGTGTACGCCCGTTGGACGCTTGAGGGTGCAGAGGAGCGTCTGCAAGCCTGGATGGCGTGGGCCCCAACGGCCGATGAGCGGGTCAACCTGGAAATGCAGCTGACTCAGGGTGACGATGATGAAGAGCCGCCGTGTCTGGAACTTTTCGGCCTGGTCATGGCTGTGCCGAGTGCGGCGGCCCAACTCCTGGAGCCCATGCGCCGTGCGCTGGGCGACGGATTGCGCTGTTGGCCGCTGAGCGAGTCCGAAGCTGCCGCCTATTGCTGCGGGTTGCTCGACCGCCAGGGGCGGCCGGCCTGGCAGCCCAGTCGCCCGTATCGAGAACATGGGTACCAGTTCACCCAGTCTGATTTCTTTGACGTGTCTCCACAGGCGGGAGCATGGACCGAATTGCTGCGGAGCTTTGCGGCCGAACGACGCTATGCCGAGCATCGAGAGATTGAGTTCATCCCTTGGGGAGGGGCCTATGCACGCGGACCGGACAGCGCCTTTGTGCACCGGCAGGCGCGGGCACTGATTCGCTACACCTGTGTGGTCGGAGCCCGCTCCAGCCAGGCACAACGGGAGCAGGCCTTGACCTGGGTGCGCGGAGTCAGGGGCTGCCTGCAGCCTAGCGCCAACGGTGAGGCCTATCAAGGCTACGCTGATCCCTGGCGAGAGGACGTTTTGACGGCCTATTACGGGCGCGCCCTGGCGCGGCTGCGCGAGGTGAAGCGGCGCTGGGATCCCGATCAGCGACTGCGGCATGCGCAGTCCATTGCGCCGGTCTGA
- a CDS encoding ABC transporter ATP-binding protein — protein MAQALGEQLDTPYWRLDEGQSTHGLLRRMVQSLRPLLRLVRRAAPGAALAIGGLQLLVGLSTALSLLATAQLLSHLLDAVSGAVAWEAALPALLALLGAQGVRLAAEAGCAHAKAGLRPAVHRVAEQELVRASLAVELVAYDSPDFYDRLHRARDRGVMHLEGATECLVEGLSVLVTMVAAGVALAVLHPFLLPALLLALVPEAWAAWRTAHLQRDSMSTTVALMRQAELMIELATQREAAPELRAHQAQAFVQAHYDQPAQALQQHLTNLGRNEANARAWGQLWCGLGLLATYGLLFTLLRQGWLDLAVAGTAVLALRNASQALQRGTQLLHELFEKAIYIADYQSFMDRAEAAAPRTLGRPAPLQPGRISLEQVCFSYDGAATPALQDIQLTIEAGQTVALVGENGSGKTTLAKLIAGLYRPSSGAIRWDGHDTRSFDPQSLGERVVMVLQDPIRWPKSARLNVQVGRHERQDPEDLALWAAARESRADEVIERLTGGWDTLLSRQFKGGQDLSGGQWQRLAVARGLYRDAPLVIWDEPTAPLDARAEAAVYESLQRLGQGRTVVLITHRLASVRQADLIAFMEKGRIVERGTHPELMALQGRYAELYRLQSRLHGLDDVSTT, from the coding sequence TTGGCGCAGGCCTTGGGCGAGCAACTCGACACGCCGTACTGGCGGCTGGATGAGGGCCAGAGCACGCATGGACTGTTGCGGCGCATGGTCCAGTCACTGCGTCCGTTGCTGCGCTTGGTGCGCCGCGCTGCGCCAGGGGCCGCTTTGGCCATCGGTGGGCTGCAGCTTTTGGTTGGATTGAGTACAGCGCTCAGCCTGCTGGCGACCGCGCAGTTGCTCTCGCATCTGCTGGATGCGGTGAGTGGTGCCGTGGCGTGGGAGGCCGCTCTTCCAGCTTTGCTCGCTTTGCTCGGGGCTCAGGGTGTGCGGCTGGCGGCAGAGGCGGGCTGCGCACACGCCAAGGCAGGACTGCGCCCAGCCGTCCACCGTGTGGCCGAGCAGGAGCTGGTGCGCGCCAGTCTGGCGGTGGAACTGGTGGCCTACGACAGCCCGGACTTCTACGACCGTTTGCACCGGGCCCGGGATCGGGGGGTGATGCACTTGGAGGGCGCCACCGAATGCTTGGTGGAAGGGCTGAGTGTCCTGGTCACCATGGTGGCGGCTGGGGTGGCCTTGGCCGTGCTGCATCCCTTCTTGCTGCCTGCACTGTTATTGGCCTTGGTTCCGGAGGCCTGGGCTGCTTGGCGCACTGCGCACTTGCAGCGCGACAGCATGAGCACCACCGTGGCCCTGATGCGCCAGGCCGAGCTGATGATCGAGTTGGCAACCCAGCGCGAGGCGGCCCCTGAATTGCGTGCCCATCAGGCGCAGGCCTTTGTCCAGGCGCACTATGACCAGCCGGCGCAGGCCCTGCAGCAACACTTGACGAACTTGGGGCGCAACGAAGCCAACGCCAGGGCCTGGGGGCAGCTCTGGTGTGGACTTGGCCTGCTCGCTACGTATGGCCTGCTGTTCACTCTGCTGCGCCAGGGGTGGTTGGATTTGGCCGTGGCGGGCACGGCAGTGCTGGCCTTGCGCAATGCCAGCCAGGCCCTGCAGCGAGGCACCCAGTTGCTGCACGAGTTATTCGAGAAGGCCATCTACATCGCGGACTACCAGTCTTTCATGGACCGCGCGGAGGCTGCAGCACCGCGCACGCTGGGGCGGCCGGCACCACTGCAGCCTGGTCGAATCAGTCTGGAGCAGGTTTGCTTCAGCTACGACGGAGCTGCGACCCCCGCGTTGCAGGACATACAGCTCACCATCGAAGCCGGCCAGACGGTGGCCCTAGTGGGAGAAAACGGTTCGGGCAAGACCACCTTGGCCAAGCTGATTGCCGGCCTATACCGACCCAGTTCAGGCGCGATTCGTTGGGACGGCCATGACACTCGCAGCTTCGACCCGCAGAGCTTGGGTGAACGCGTGGTCATGGTGCTGCAAGACCCCATTCGCTGGCCCAAGAGCGCCCGTCTGAACGTTCAGGTGGGGCGGCATGAACGTCAAGACCCGGAGGACCTGGCCCTGTGGGCGGCGGCCCGAGAGTCGCGCGCCGATGAGGTGATCGAGCGTTTGACGGGCGGTTGGGACACCTTGTTGTCGCGCCAATTCAAGGGGGGGCAGGATCTATCCGGCGGCCAATGGCAACGTTTGGCGGTGGCGCGGGGCCTCTATCGCGACGCCCCCTTGGTGATCTGGGATGAGCCCACGGCGCCCCTGGATGCCAGGGCCGAGGCGGCGGTCTATGAATCGCTGCAACGCTTGGGTCAGGGCCGTACCGTGGTGCTGATCACCCACCGATTGGCGAGTGTTCGGCAAGCGGATCTGATTGCCTTCATGGAAAAGGGACGCATCGTGGAGCGCGGCACCCATCCAGAGTTGATGGCCTTGCAGGGCCGCTATGCCGAGTTGTACCGGCTGCAATCTCGCTTGCATGGCTTGGACGATGTGAGCACAACATGA
- a CDS encoding SDR family oxidoreductase, producing the protein MTALVPHSPLVFITGASSGIGQALALRYYQAGWRLALQARRVAVVAEWAQAHKLDPARWAVYAADVVDAEAMQAAAQDCLQRQGLPDTVIASAGVSIGVDTALAEDLPVFKQVLDTNLYGTATSFHPFIAPMCARGSGRLVGVASVAAIRGLAGHGAYCASKAGVVAYCEALRIECKPRGVQVVTLVPGYVDTPLTRVNNYSMPFLMKAEDFAEQSFRMIEAGTSYRVIPWQMGVVAKLMRLLPNALFDKLFSGRGRKPRAGS; encoded by the coding sequence ATGACGGCCTTGGTTCCTCACAGCCCACTGGTCTTCATCACCGGCGCCTCCAGTGGCATCGGCCAGGCCCTGGCCCTGCGCTACTACCAGGCCGGTTGGCGCCTGGCCCTGCAGGCGCGCCGCGTGGCGGTGGTGGCCGAGTGGGCACAGGCCCATAAGCTTGACCCGGCACGCTGGGCCGTCTATGCCGCCGACGTGGTGGATGCGGAGGCCATGCAGGCCGCTGCGCAAGACTGCCTGCAGCGCCAGGGCCTGCCCGACACCGTGATCGCCAGCGCCGGCGTCAGCATCGGCGTGGACACCGCCTTGGCCGAGGACCTGCCGGTCTTCAAGCAGGTGCTGGACACCAATCTCTACGGCACGGCCACCAGTTTCCATCCCTTCATCGCGCCGATGTGCGCGCGCGGCAGCGGCCGCCTGGTGGGCGTGGCCAGCGTGGCCGCCATTCGGGGTCTGGCCGGGCATGGCGCTTACTGCGCCAGCAAGGCCGGCGTGGTGGCCTATTGCGAGGCCCTGCGCATCGAATGCAAGCCGCGCGGCGTGCAGGTGGTGACCCTGGTGCCCGGCTATGTGGACACGCCGCTGACGCGCGTCAACAACTATTCGATGCCCTTCCTGATGAAGGCCGAGGACTTTGCCGAGCAGAGTTTCCGCATGATCGAGGCCGGCACCAGCTACCGCGTCATCCCCTGGCAGATGGGCGTGGTGGCCAAGCTGATGCGCCTGCTGCCCAATGCGCTGTTCGACAAGCTTTTCAGCGGCCGGGGGCGCAAACCCCGCGCCGGTAGCTGA
- a CDS encoding class I SAM-dependent methyltransferase, with translation MPGYQLTDHCVELQGLAALQIRALLDRQQYADPLGHAEAAGISSAQWPLFGLLWPSGRQLAQAMARRAVNPAESILEIGCGLGLASLVSHRRGALVTASDVHPLAGTFLLENLRLNGLAPMRYCHGDWSDRISPAHAPRVAGRFELIMGSDVLYERDDAGCLPRFIERHATAVGEVLIVDPNRGHRAAFSRRMAALGYALEESRLDAAADGSCSARLLSYRRGVCAPGR, from the coding sequence ATGCCGGGATACCAACTGACCGACCATTGCGTCGAACTGCAAGGCCTTGCCGCGTTGCAGATCCGCGCGCTGCTGGACCGCCAGCAATATGCCGACCCCCTGGGCCACGCCGAGGCCGCCGGCATCTCCAGTGCGCAATGGCCTTTGTTCGGCCTGCTCTGGCCCTCCGGGCGCCAGCTGGCCCAGGCAATGGCGCGGCGCGCTGTCAATCCGGCCGAGAGCATCCTGGAGATTGGCTGCGGACTGGGCCTGGCCAGCCTGGTCAGCCACCGGCGCGGTGCGCTGGTCACGGCCAGCGATGTGCATCCGCTGGCCGGCACCTTTCTGCTGGAGAACCTGCGCCTGAACGGCCTGGCACCGATGCGCTATTGCCATGGTGACTGGAGCGACCGCATCAGCCCCGCGCATGCACCGCGGGTGGCCGGCCGCTTCGAGCTGATCATGGGCAGCGATGTGCTCTACGAGCGCGACGACGCCGGTTGCCTGCCTCGCTTCATCGAACGCCACGCCACGGCCGTGGGCGAGGTGCTCATCGTGGACCCGAACCGCGGCCACCGCGCGGCCTTCAGCCGGCGCATGGCGGCGCTGGGCTATGCGCTGGAGGAAAGTCGGCTGGACGCCGCCGCCGACGGCAGCTGCAGCGCGCGCCTGCTCAGCTACCGGCGCGGGGTTTGCGCCCCCGGCCGCTGA